The Streptomyces capitiformicae genome contains the following window.
GATCTCGTGGGAGGACGCGTTCGCGATCGTCGCCCGGGAACTCGCCGCCCTCGACCACCCCGACCAGGCCGCCTTCTACACCTCCGGCCGGGCGAGCAACGAGGCCGCCTTCGTCTATCAGCTGTTCGTCCGGCTGCTGGGCACCAACAACCTGCCGGACTGCTCCAACATGTGCCACGAGTCCAGCGGTTCGGCCCTGGTCGAGACGATCGGCATCGGCAAGGGCAGCGTCAGCCTGGAGGACCTCTACGAGGCCGACCTGATCCTCGTCGTCGGCCAGAACCCCGGAACCAACCATCCGCGTATGCTCTCCGCCCTGGAGCGGGCCAAGGGGCGCGGCGCCCGCGTCATCGCGGTCAACCCGCTCCCCGAGGCCGGCCTGCTCCGGTTCAAGAACCCTCAGCGGCCGGCCGGTATCGTCGGCGCCGGCACCCAACTGGCCGATCTCTTCCTGCAGATCAGGCTGGGCGGCGACCAGGCGCTGTTCCAGGCCTTCAACCGGTTGCTGCTGGAAGCGGAGGACGAGGCCCCCGGCACCGTCCTCGACACGTCCTTCATCACCGCGCACACGCATGGCTTCGAGGAGTTCGCCGAGCACGCCCGCAAGACGTCCTGGGAGGACGTCCTGGAGGCCACCGGGCTGACCGAGGAAGAGATCAGGGTCGCGTTCCGGGAGGTGCTCGCCGCCGAGAAGATCGTCGTCTGCTGGGCGATGGGCCTCACCCAGCACCGCCATTCCGTTCCCACCATCCGGGAGGTCGTCGACTTCCTCCTCCTGCGCGGCAACATCGGCCGTCCCGGCGCCGGCCTGTGCCCGGTCCGTGGCCACTCCAACGTGCAGGGCGACAGGACGATGGGCATCCACGAGAAGCCGAGCGAGGCCTTCCTCGACGCCTTGGGCGCCGAGTTCGGCTTCGAACCGCCGCGTCACCATGGCCACGACGCGGTCGACACCATTCGCGCCATGCGCGACGGCCGGGTGAAGGTCTTCGTCGGGCTGGGCGGCAACTTCGTCTCGGCCGCGCCCGACAGCGAGGTGACGGAGCAGGCCCTGCGCGGCTGCCGACTCACCGTGCAGATCTCCACCAAGCTCAACCGGTCACACGCGGTCACCGGGGAACAGGCGCTCATCCTGCCCTGCCTGGGCCGCACCGAAGCCGATCTCCGGCCCTGTGGACCCCAACTGGTGACGGTGGAGGACTCCATGAGCATGGTCCACCTCTCGCGCGGACGACTCGCCCCCGCCTCCGAGCACCTCCTCAGCGAGGTGGCGATCATCTGCAGGATGGCCCGGGCAGCCCTCGGGGCCCAGGACCCCCAGGTGCCCTGGGAGGACTTCGAGACCGACTACGACCGCATCCGCGACCGCATCGCACGGGTCATCCCCGGCTTCGAGCGGTTCAATGACCGCGTGCGGCAACCGGGCGGCTTCGCGCTGCCCCACCCGCCCCGCGACGAACGCCGCTTCACCACGGCCACCGGCCGGGCCAACTTCACCGTGAATCCGCTGACCGTCCTGCGTGTACCGGAAGGCCGGCTCCTGCTGCAGACGCTGCGCTCGCACGACCAGTACAACACCACCATCTACGGACTGGACGACCGCTATCGGGGCGTCCACCAGGGGCGCCGGGTCCTGTTCGCGCACCGGGACGACCTCGCCGCCCGCGGTCTCGCCGACGGTGACCTCGTCGACATCGTCAGCGAGTACGAGGACGGCGTGGAACGCCGGGCACCCGGCTTCCGCGCGGTCGCCTTCCCGACGCCC
Protein-coding sequences here:
- a CDS encoding FdhF/YdeP family oxidoreductase, with the protein product MTRKAPAEDPGDARLRVGPPKDYAAGIPAVTSSLRHGNAQMGARRTLLTLLRVNQKDGFDCPGCAWPEPEHRHRAEFCENGAKAVAEEATLRRVTPDFFAEHAMEELAGRSDYWLGQQGRLTHPMYRPAGGDHYRAISWEDAFAIVARELAALDHPDQAAFYTSGRASNEAAFVYQLFVRLLGTNNLPDCSNMCHESSGSALVETIGIGKGSVSLEDLYEADLILVVGQNPGTNHPRMLSALERAKGRGARVIAVNPLPEAGLLRFKNPQRPAGIVGAGTQLADLFLQIRLGGDQALFQAFNRLLLEAEDEAPGTVLDTSFITAHTHGFEEFAEHARKTSWEDVLEATGLTEEEIRVAFREVLAAEKIVVCWAMGLTQHRHSVPTIREVVDFLLLRGNIGRPGAGLCPVRGHSNVQGDRTMGIHEKPSEAFLDALGAEFGFEPPRHHGHDAVDTIRAMRDGRVKVFVGLGGNFVSAAPDSEVTEQALRGCRLTVQISTKLNRSHAVTGEQALILPCLGRTEADLRPCGPQLVTVEDSMSMVHLSRGRLAPASEHLLSEVAIICRMARAALGAQDPQVPWEDFETDYDRIRDRIARVIPGFERFNDRVRQPGGFALPHPPRDERRFTTATGRANFTVNPLTVLRVPEGRLLLQTLRSHDQYNTTIYGLDDRYRGVHQGRRVLFAHRDDLAARGLADGDLVDIVSEYEDGVERRAPGFRAVAFPTPRGCCAAYFPETNVLVPLDSTAAISNTPTSKSIVVRLEPAVGVPAGH